From a region of the Aeoliella mucimassa genome:
- a CDS encoding Gfo/Idh/MocA family protein, which produces MYEHRLSRRTAIKCGLAAIARPAFLPASAFGKVESSSTIERVNLGHIGVGVRGTQILNSMRNLPGVQSVAVADCFEYRRENAAKQIGGEAYQDFRKLLDRKDIDGVIIATPDHWHVPIALMAADAGKDVYVEKPLGVCLEQDLLCQQVFSSNKRVFQYGTQQRESVHQQLGREIVRAGKLGELKAIEVKIPNGERGGSTAEEPVPSGFDYDRWLGPAPMATYTKDRCRASGGSYWCYDYSIGYLGGWGAHPLDILVWCYDGDMAGPYTIEGSGVVPTDGLYNTVVDWNMTLQMSDGVKITITTGDNSTKFIGVEGKVELTRGTLRTSPQEWKPDGVPSNNHSHSTAQHVANFADCIRSRETTHSHIQDAVRSDTISHLCDIAVRTGERITWDPIKQQITEGSNQAMDMISRPLRAPWTLKG; this is translated from the coding sequence ATGTATGAACATCGACTCTCACGGCGTACGGCTATCAAGTGTGGGTTGGCGGCGATTGCCAGGCCTGCCTTTCTGCCAGCCTCCGCTTTTGGAAAGGTGGAGAGTAGCTCTACAATCGAACGAGTGAATTTGGGGCACATCGGCGTCGGAGTGAGGGGCACGCAGATACTGAACTCCATGCGTAACCTCCCTGGGGTGCAGAGCGTGGCTGTTGCCGACTGCTTCGAGTACCGACGTGAGAATGCAGCCAAACAGATCGGCGGAGAAGCTTATCAAGACTTTCGCAAACTGCTTGATAGAAAAGACATCGACGGGGTCATCATCGCGACGCCAGACCACTGGCATGTTCCGATCGCGTTGATGGCCGCTGACGCGGGCAAAGACGTCTATGTCGAAAAGCCGCTTGGAGTTTGTCTGGAGCAGGATTTACTCTGCCAACAAGTGTTCAGCAGCAACAAGCGAGTCTTTCAGTACGGTACGCAGCAACGCGAGTCCGTTCATCAGCAACTGGGGCGAGAGATCGTGCGGGCCGGAAAGCTGGGCGAACTGAAAGCCATCGAGGTCAAGATTCCTAATGGGGAACGGGGCGGTTCCACTGCCGAGGAACCTGTGCCGTCGGGGTTTGATTACGACAGGTGGCTTGGCCCCGCTCCGATGGCGACCTATACGAAGGATCGATGCAGAGCCAGCGGGGGGAGCTACTGGTGCTACGACTATTCGATTGGCTACCTCGGTGGCTGGGGCGCGCACCCGCTCGACATCCTGGTGTGGTGCTACGACGGCGACATGGCCGGTCCTTACACCATCGAGGGCTCGGGAGTAGTTCCCACCGATGGCCTATACAATACGGTGGTCGATTGGAACATGACATTGCAGATGAGCGACGGCGTCAAGATTACTATCACCACCGGTGACAACAGCACCAAGTTCATCGGCGTCGAGGGCAAGGTTGAGCTAACCCGCGGTACATTGCGTACATCCCCCCAAGAGTGGAAGCCAGACGGCGTGCCATCTAACAACCATAGTCATAGCACCGCACAGCACGTTGCTAATTTTGCTGATTGCATCCGATCGAGAGAAACCACGCACAGCCATATTCAGGATGCGGTGCGTTCAGACACGATCAGTCACCTGTGTGACATCGCGGTGCGTACAGGCGAACGGATAACCTGGGACCCGATCAAGCAGCAGATCACCGAGGGCAGTAACCAGGCAATGGACATGATAAGTCGACCGCTGCGTGCACCGTGGACTCTCAAGGGCTAG
- a CDS encoding aldehyde dehydrogenase family protein codes for MSTVQPEPRVKSFLSQDRIPAFVGGNWQTTSAGEVEVVDPSTGAVVTRVCAADASDVNSAVESAHQAFASWSALSPSERAVYLHRLADLIESHAEVLAQLESIDVGKPINNARGFDIPFGAECLRYFADLSVQATYDTPLAIKQMEARVHRAPYGVSGFIFPWNFPFTLFCWGAAPALAAGNTVVVKASEVTPLSTLYIGHLAQEAGIPDGVTNILTGYGQACGQPLAEHPLVKRMSFTGSTTVGKLIGRICGERLVPCKLELGGKGAALVLQDADIPAAAASLANAITLNTGQVCCTATRWFLHESVYDDFIDQAREVLSHTKIACGMDEQSQMGPLVSKPQLDRVQDYYQKGIATGATAVIEMERPEVTAGGYFVSPHLLTGSDDNVCYREEVFGPTAYVVKFSDETQAVSRVNQLAYGLANSVWSQDHARASQLAEKVIAGNSWINAHNVFAYGLPYGGVNLSGVGGGVNSPETFNDYLRNQTIARPLA; via the coding sequence ATGAGCACTGTTCAACCAGAGCCAAGAGTCAAGAGCTTTCTCAGCCAAGATCGCATTCCTGCATTCGTCGGCGGCAATTGGCAGACCACCTCAGCCGGTGAGGTGGAGGTGGTCGACCCGTCGACAGGAGCGGTAGTCACCCGGGTATGCGCGGCCGATGCATCCGATGTGAACTCGGCGGTCGAGTCCGCCCACCAAGCGTTCGCTAGCTGGTCGGCACTATCGCCGAGCGAGCGGGCGGTCTACTTGCATCGACTGGCCGATCTCATCGAGTCGCACGCCGAAGTGCTTGCCCAGCTTGAGTCGATCGACGTCGGCAAGCCTATTAACAACGCTCGTGGGTTCGATATTCCCTTCGGCGCCGAATGCTTGCGTTATTTCGCCGACTTAAGCGTTCAAGCGACCTACGACACTCCCCTGGCCATCAAGCAGATGGAAGCTCGCGTTCATCGCGCTCCGTATGGCGTGAGTGGGTTCATATTCCCCTGGAATTTCCCATTCACCCTCTTCTGCTGGGGGGCCGCTCCAGCACTGGCTGCTGGTAATACCGTTGTGGTCAAGGCATCCGAAGTTACTCCCCTTTCAACGCTTTACATCGGACACCTTGCCCAAGAAGCTGGCATTCCCGACGGCGTCACCAACATTCTGACCGGTTACGGACAGGCGTGTGGCCAGCCTCTTGCCGAGCACCCACTGGTGAAACGTATGTCGTTCACCGGTTCGACGACGGTTGGCAAACTAATTGGTCGCATCTGCGGAGAGCGACTCGTCCCCTGCAAGCTGGAACTCGGCGGTAAGGGTGCCGCGTTGGTGCTACAGGATGCCGATATTCCCGCTGCAGCGGCAAGCTTGGCCAACGCTATCACCTTGAACACCGGACAGGTTTGCTGCACTGCCACCAGATGGTTTCTGCACGAGAGTGTGTACGACGACTTTATCGATCAAGCTCGTGAGGTCTTGTCGCACACCAAGATCGCATGCGGCATGGACGAGCAGTCGCAGATGGGGCCGCTTGTTTCGAAGCCTCAGCTCGATCGTGTCCAAGACTACTACCAGAAAGGCATTGCCACTGGTGCCACCGCAGTGATCGAAATGGAAAGGCCAGAGGTCACCGCAGGCGGCTACTTTGTAAGCCCCCACTTGCTTACCGGTTCGGACGACAATGTATGTTACCGCGAAGAGGTGTTTGGCCCTACCGCCTACGTGGTGAAGTTCAGCGACGAGACGCAGGCGGTAAGCAGGGTAAACCAGCTTGCTTATGGACTGGCCAATAGTGTCTGGAGCCAAGACCACGCCCGCGCATCGCAGCTCGCTGAGAAGGTGATCGCCGGCAATAGCTGGATTAATGCCCACAACGTGTTTGCCTACGGACTGCCCTACGGGGGAGTGAACTTGAGCGGCGTCGGTGGTGGGGTCAACTCGCCGGAGACCTTCAACGACTACCTTCGCAATCAAACCATCGCTCGGCCGCTTGCATAA
- a CDS encoding DUF1559 family PulG-like putative transporter yields MIFSPSSLTASYCQYPVGLSMMIRRSFSFNAFTCAKMRRARWGFTLVELLVVIAIIGILVALLLPAVQSAREAARRTQCLNNVKQLALATLNYESTYETLPPGSNYRSDKNGNWLTECLPFMEHTNLVDSLDFTQRFNVSPNRDIIANTIVGDFICPSDEYASEPIFRRFENSKWNSSVANHSTNPSVAQGLWYTGCMGPTLPDRCEFGDDPRVCMGRNFGTILRPTLGYVSSCFTSQTCPENDICVGLICRSHKGVPLRRVTDGVSNTILLGEFLPKDCGWNCVFCDNFTVSSTHIPINTRESDDGTGDNYWRTSGYKSLHAGGVNVAMGDGSGTFLQEDIDYFVYNAMGSRASGDLINK; encoded by the coding sequence ATGATCTTCTCACCCTCCTCATTGACAGCTAGCTACTGTCAATATCCCGTAGGTTTATCCATGATGATCAGGCGATCTTTCTCTTTCAACGCGTTTACCTGTGCCAAGATGCGACGTGCGCGATGGGGGTTTACTCTTGTTGAACTGCTAGTCGTGATAGCAATTATCGGCATCCTGGTTGCCTTGCTGTTACCTGCTGTCCAATCGGCGCGAGAAGCAGCACGGCGGACCCAATGCTTGAACAATGTCAAACAATTGGCCTTGGCGACTCTCAACTACGAGTCGACCTACGAAACTCTTCCGCCGGGTTCAAATTACCGCAGCGATAAGAATGGCAACTGGCTTACCGAGTGTTTGCCGTTTATGGAACATACCAATCTGGTCGACTCGCTCGATTTTACCCAGCGGTTTAATGTCTCTCCAAACCGCGACATCATTGCAAACACCATCGTAGGTGACTTCATTTGCCCGAGTGACGAGTACGCGTCGGAGCCTATCTTCCGGCGTTTCGAAAACTCGAAATGGAATTCCAGTGTAGCAAACCACAGCACCAACCCCTCCGTCGCACAAGGGTTATGGTACACCGGCTGCATGGGGCCCACGCTCCCAGATCGGTGTGAGTTTGGAGACGATCCTCGGGTCTGCATGGGTCGTAACTTTGGCACCATCTTGCGGCCAACGCTGGGCTACGTTTCCAGTTGCTTCACTTCTCAGACTTGTCCGGAGAACGATATCTGCGTGGGACTGATCTGCCGCAGCCACAAGGGGGTGCCGCTCAGGCGAGTAACGGACGGCGTCTCGAACACCATTTTGCTAGGAGAGTTTCTTCCCAAGGATTGCGGTTGGAACTGTGTATTCTGTGACAATTTCACTGTCAGCTCTACTCATATACCAATCAACACTCGCGAATCGGACGACGGGACCGGGGACAACTATTGGAGGACCAGCGGATACAAAAGCCTTCATGCCGGCGGGGTGAACGTCGCGATGGGAGACGGTAGCGGTACCTTCCTACAGGAGGATATCGACTACTTCGTCTACAACGCCATGGGTTCGCGGGCCTCCGGAGATCTGATCAACAAATAA
- a CDS encoding helix-turn-helix transcriptional regulator: MNGRIPIFTVQDEKYRADSCRPLEQAANADEINLHAVAHGHYPGLRLSKNVLPGLKTIGFWDAPKQQKWRLDWHQNEGVEICLLERGHLDFAIEGQDFQLQPLDLTITRPWQRHRLGDPTIGPGRLHWMIIDLGVRRPHQSWVWPKWIILAPRDLEELTTLLRQNEHPVWQSAEAVGKCFARIARKIEQGTQSERVDVSWIQLLINELLMHVLELLRSRHVQKDASLAETQRTVELFLEDLRSDHLSLANEWTLRSMAAECGLGVTQFTEYCRTLTNATPVQHMNRLRLEAAAELLSQQPHLTNVQLAEQFGFSSPQYFATVFRRHYGYPPQQHASQVLE; encoded by the coding sequence ATGAATGGCCGCATTCCCATATTTACGGTGCAAGATGAAAAGTACCGAGCTGATTCCTGTCGGCCACTGGAACAGGCAGCAAACGCGGACGAGATAAATTTGCATGCGGTAGCCCACGGTCACTATCCGGGGCTACGGTTGTCAAAAAACGTGCTGCCGGGGCTCAAGACCATCGGATTCTGGGATGCCCCCAAGCAACAGAAGTGGCGACTCGACTGGCATCAAAATGAGGGGGTTGAAATTTGCCTGCTAGAGCGGGGCCATCTGGACTTTGCCATCGAGGGGCAGGATTTCCAACTGCAGCCGCTTGATTTGACGATCACACGTCCATGGCAGCGACACCGTTTAGGTGACCCAACAATTGGTCCTGGTCGCTTGCATTGGATGATTATTGATCTGGGAGTACGTCGTCCCCACCAAAGTTGGGTGTGGCCTAAGTGGATAATTCTTGCTCCCCGCGACTTGGAAGAGCTTACTACGTTGCTACGTCAGAATGAGCACCCTGTCTGGCAATCGGCCGAGGCCGTAGGCAAGTGCTTCGCTCGGATCGCACGCAAAATCGAGCAAGGCACACAATCTGAACGAGTAGATGTCTCATGGATTCAACTACTTATTAATGAACTTTTAATGCATGTCCTCGAGTTGCTGCGCAGCCGTCATGTCCAGAAGGACGCGAGTCTTGCTGAAACCCAACGAACCGTGGAGCTGTTTTTGGAAGACCTCCGTTCTGACCACCTCAGCTTGGCAAATGAGTGGACTCTTAGATCGATGGCCGCAGAATGTGGCTTGGGAGTGACACAGTTTACTGAGTACTGTCGAACACTAACCAATGCGACCCCAGTTCAGCACATGAATCGATTAAGGCTGGAAGCAGCCGCTGAACTACTCAGCCAGCAGCCCCATTTGACGAATGTTCAACTTGCTGAACAATTTGGTTTCAGCTCACCTCAATACTTCGCCACGGTGTTTCGTCGCCACTACGGCTATCCTCCTCAGCAACACGCTAGCCAGGTTCTCGAGTAG
- a CDS encoding ThuA domain-containing protein — protein MRHKAYSALVCLVLLATGPIAMGESPCSGLVRVLLLSGQNNHNWQMTTPKLKAILEDTKRFSVEVTEHPEQLTSESLNKFQAIVSNWNAHSTHSTGESNWPPIAKEAYMEFVRRGGGHVVVHAGSASFPQWEEYHEMTLATWKVGQTRHDKQHTFTVDFADDTHLITQGLQSFEYYGELWLQPSIQEGTTVLATASSPLTPGGHNAPVAFASNFGKGRSFTLLLGHDANEMDNQGFQSLLTRGVYWAAIGEAMPSQATPEQQ, from the coding sequence ATGCGTCATAAAGCCTACAGTGCGCTGGTCTGCTTGGTGTTACTGGCAACTGGTCCAATTGCTATGGGTGAATCGCCCTGCAGCGGGCTTGTTCGCGTGCTGTTGCTTAGCGGACAAAACAACCACAACTGGCAGATGACAACTCCGAAACTCAAGGCCATCCTTGAGGACACTAAGCGATTTTCCGTCGAAGTTACTGAACACCCCGAGCAACTGACCTCCGAGAGCCTAAACAAGTTCCAGGCTATTGTTAGTAACTGGAATGCACACAGTACACATTCTACCGGAGAATCTAATTGGCCCCCCATTGCGAAAGAAGCCTACATGGAGTTCGTAAGGCGAGGGGGTGGTCACGTAGTTGTACATGCTGGCTCTGCTTCCTTTCCCCAGTGGGAAGAGTATCACGAGATGACGCTAGCCACTTGGAAAGTGGGCCAGACGAGGCACGATAAGCAGCACACTTTCACGGTCGACTTTGCAGATGACACTCACCTCATCACGCAAGGGCTTCAAAGCTTCGAGTACTATGGAGAATTGTGGCTGCAACCAAGCATCCAGGAGGGGACAACGGTGCTGGCAACGGCCAGTTCGCCACTAACTCCGGGGGGGCACAACGCTCCTGTGGCATTTGCTAGCAACTTTGGCAAGGGACGCAGCTTCACTCTTCTACTGGGGCACGATGCAAACGAGATGGACAACCAGGGATTCCAGTCGTTGCTGACGCGGGGCGTTTACTGGGCTGCCATCGGTGAAGCGATGCCGTCACAAGCAACACCCGAACAACAATAA
- a CDS encoding sugar phosphate isomerase/epimerase family protein, whose amino-acid sequence MGKLSLGINMEFVRHHDKSFEWGVEKAAELGYDYVEPMVHWGRELLSEAGYFHSVSMLDDPYRIRRACEKAGIGISGLSAHAPLCKPEASVEYLKQAVRYAAECGAPVVNTDEGPKAPWTTEDEDFALMRYSLQEVALVAEARGISIGLEPHQQYSKHPAGVDRIYALVDSEAIGINFDTGNSYLCGHDPYEWLTSVAFRLVHLHAKDISVQHSEETRGKVTGTPVGCACGEGVIDWERILDICRVAPRDIVLSVECGTVEQAESSINYLSELLNTYQGKEPKLHTVNSA is encoded by the coding sequence ATGGGCAAACTCAGTTTAGGCATCAACATGGAGTTTGTTCGCCATCACGACAAGTCGTTTGAATGGGGTGTCGAAAAGGCAGCCGAGCTGGGATACGACTACGTCGAGCCTATGGTTCATTGGGGACGAGAGCTGCTGAGCGAAGCGGGCTACTTCCATAGTGTTTCGATGCTGGACGACCCGTATCGCATTCGTCGTGCTTGCGAAAAAGCGGGCATTGGCATTTCGGGACTGTCGGCTCATGCCCCTTTGTGCAAACCGGAAGCGAGTGTCGAGTACTTGAAGCAAGCGGTTCGCTATGCAGCCGAGTGCGGAGCACCCGTCGTCAATACCGACGAAGGCCCCAAGGCTCCCTGGACCACAGAAGACGAAGACTTTGCGCTCATGCGATACTCGTTGCAGGAAGTGGCGCTAGTTGCCGAAGCCCGAGGTATCAGCATAGGCCTAGAGCCACACCAGCAATATTCGAAACACCCCGCTGGGGTCGACCGAATCTACGCGTTGGTGGATTCGGAAGCCATTGGCATCAACTTCGATACGGGCAACTCGTACCTTTGTGGGCACGACCCCTACGAGTGGCTAACTTCGGTTGCCTTCCGTCTGGTTCACCTGCACGCCAAGGATATCTCCGTTCAACACTCCGAAGAGACCCGCGGCAAGGTCACAGGTACTCCCGTGGGTTGCGCCTGCGGCGAAGGTGTGATTGACTGGGAGCGAATCCTTGACATTTGCCGAGTTGCCCCCCGCGACATCGTCCTGAGCGTGGAGTGCGGCACGGTAGAGCAAGCCGAGAGCAGCATCAACTACCTGAGTGAACTGCTTAATACATACCAAGGCAAGGAACCAAAACTCCACACGGTAAATTCAGCATGA